In Limnohabitans sp. INBF002, one genomic interval encodes:
- the accB gene encoding acetyl-CoA carboxylase biotin carboxyl carrier protein has protein sequence MDLRKLKTLIDLVSDSNVSELEITEAEGTVRIVKSAPAPVAMVTQMAAPVAVAAPVAAAPAAAPAPVVEAAPAGHTVKSPMVGTFYRSSSPGAKSFAEVGQQVKEGDTICIIEAMKILNEIEADKSGTITKILAENGQAVEYGAPLFIIE, from the coding sequence ATGGATTTGCGAAAACTCAAGACGTTGATTGACCTGGTCTCCGATTCCAATGTGTCTGAACTTGAAATCACTGAAGCAGAAGGCACGGTCCGTATCGTCAAGAGTGCGCCAGCCCCCGTGGCGATGGTGACGCAAATGGCTGCGCCTGTGGCCGTTGCAGCGCCTGTGGCGGCCGCACCCGCTGCAGCGCCTGCACCTGTGGTGGAAGCTGCACCTGCTGGTCACACGGTCAAGTCGCCCATGGTGGGCACGTTCTACCGTTCTTCTAGCCCTGGCGCCAAGTCATTTGCCGAAGTGGGTCAGCAAGTCAAAGAAGGCGACACCATCTGCATCATTGAAGCGATGAAGATCTTGAACGAGATCGAGGCTGACAAGTCCGGCACCATCACCAAAATCTTGGCTGAAAACGGCCAAGCTGTGGAATACGGCGCACCCCTGTTCATCATTGAATAA
- the accC gene encoding acetyl-CoA carboxylase biotin carboxylase subunit, with amino-acid sequence MFKKILIANRGEIALRIQRACRELGVKAVMVYSEADRDAKYVKLADEAVCIGPAASTLSYLNMPAIIAAAEVTDSEAIHPGYGFLSENADFAERVEKSGFQFIGPTAESIRIMGDKVSAKQAMIKAGVPCVPGSEGELPDDPAAIKRIAKSVGYPVIIKAAGGGGGRGMRVVHTEAALINAVAMTKAEAGTAFGNPAVYMEKYLQNPRHIEIQILADKHKNAVYLGERDCSMQRRHQKVIEEAPAPGIPRKLIEKIGERCAAACKKINYRGAGTFEFLYENGEFYFIEMNTRVQVEHPVTEYITGIDIVKTQIMVAAGLKLPFTQRDVQVRGHSIECRINAEDPFKFIPSPGRITMWHAPGGPGVRVDSHIYTNYYVPPNYDSMIGKIIVHGDTRDEALARMRTALNETLVEGINTNIPLHRELMVDAKFMAGGTNIHYLEEWLAAHKR; translated from the coding sequence ATGTTTAAAAAAATCCTGATCGCCAACCGTGGCGAAATCGCGCTGCGCATTCAACGCGCTTGTCGCGAGCTGGGTGTCAAAGCGGTGATGGTGTATTCCGAAGCCGACCGCGACGCCAAGTATGTCAAGTTGGCTGACGAAGCCGTGTGTATTGGCCCAGCGGCTTCGACGCTGAGCTATCTGAACATGCCCGCCATCATTGCAGCCGCTGAAGTGACGGACTCTGAAGCCATTCACCCTGGCTACGGTTTCTTGAGCGAAAACGCTGACTTTGCGGAGCGCGTTGAAAAAAGCGGCTTCCAGTTCATTGGCCCCACCGCTGAATCTATCCGCATCATGGGCGACAAAGTGTCGGCCAAGCAAGCCATGATCAAAGCGGGCGTGCCTTGCGTGCCAGGCTCTGAAGGCGAGTTGCCTGACGATCCTGCCGCCATCAAGCGCATTGCCAAGAGCGTGGGCTACCCCGTCATCATCAAAGCCGCTGGCGGTGGTGGTGGTCGTGGCATGCGTGTGGTGCACACCGAAGCTGCTTTGATCAACGCTGTGGCGATGACCAAAGCTGAAGCGGGCACCGCCTTTGGCAACCCCGCGGTGTACATGGAGAAATACCTCCAAAACCCACGTCACATCGAAATCCAAATCTTGGCTGACAAGCACAAGAACGCGGTGTACTTGGGCGAGCGCGATTGCTCGATGCAACGTCGTCACCAAAAAGTGATCGAGGAAGCGCCGGCTCCAGGTATCCCACGCAAGTTGATCGAGAAGATCGGTGAGCGTTGTGCGGCGGCTTGTAAAAAGATCAACTACCGCGGTGCGGGCACGTTTGAGTTCTTGTACGAAAACGGCGAGTTCTACTTCATTGAAATGAACACCCGCGTGCAGGTGGAACACCCTGTGACCGAATACATCACTGGCATCGACATCGTGAAAACCCAAATCATGGTGGCGGCTGGTTTGAAGTTGCCTTTCACGCAGCGCGACGTCCAAGTGCGCGGCCACTCGATCGAGTGCCGTATCAACGCGGAAGACCCGTTCAAGTTCATCCCATCACCTGGCCGCATCACCATGTGGCATGCACCTGGTGGTCCTGGTGTGCGCGTGGACTCGCACATTTACACCAACTACTACGTGCCGCCAAACTACGACTCGATGATCGGCAAGATCATTGTTCACGGCGATACCCGTGACGAAGCGTTGGCACGCATGCGCACAGCGTTGAACGAAACTTTGGTTGAAGGCATCAACACCAACATCCCGCTGCACCGCGAGTTGATGGTGGACGCCAAGTTCATGGCCGGTGGTACCAACATTCACTACTTGGAAGAGTGGCTCGCTGCTCACAAGCGCTGA
- the prmA gene encoding 50S ribosomal protein L11 methyltransferase — translation MFELRLMCPEDSVEAVCEALDALDALSVSVEDADAQTDAEQALFGEPGMPPPKEGWKRSRIVALFAEESVAKDASRLLALQDFFAGSEVLGIQPVADQDWVRLTQSQFAPVEITSEFWIVPTWHEPPEQAKKVIRLDPGLAFGTGTHPTTRMCLRWIATHDVANQRVLDYGCGSGILAIGAALYGANTIDAVDIDDAAVTATVLNADANNVRLNAGLPDKATGHYQTVLANILATPLKVLAPLLRSHVATGGNLVLAGILERQAQELKDAYAPYCTLEVSDAEDGWILMTAHC, via the coding sequence ATGTTTGAACTGCGACTGATGTGCCCCGAAGACAGTGTTGAAGCTGTCTGCGAGGCACTGGATGCACTCGACGCTTTGAGTGTGTCCGTTGAAGACGCCGATGCCCAAACCGATGCCGAGCAAGCCTTGTTTGGCGAACCCGGCATGCCGCCCCCCAAAGAAGGCTGGAAGCGCTCGCGCATCGTGGCCTTGTTTGCCGAGGAGTCTGTGGCCAAAGACGCATCGCGCTTGTTGGCCCTGCAAGACTTCTTTGCTGGCAGCGAAGTGTTGGGCATTCAGCCCGTGGCTGACCAAGACTGGGTGCGTTTGACGCAGTCGCAATTTGCGCCTGTGGAAATCACGTCAGAGTTTTGGATTGTTCCCACATGGCATGAGCCACCTGAGCAAGCGAAAAAAGTCATTCGCCTAGACCCCGGTCTGGCATTTGGCACAGGCACACACCCCACCACACGCATGTGTTTGCGTTGGATCGCCACGCACGATGTGGCCAATCAACGCGTGCTTGACTACGGTTGCGGCTCTGGCATTTTGGCCATTGGTGCCGCTTTGTATGGTGCGAACACCATCGATGCGGTTGACATTGATGACGCAGCTGTCACAGCCACCGTGCTCAATGCCGACGCCAACAACGTGCGCTTGAATGCGGGCTTGCCCGACAAAGCCACAGGCCATTACCAAACCGTGCTGGCCAACATCTTGGCCACGCCGCTCAAAGTGTTGGCACCGCTGCTGCGCAGCCACGTGGCTACTGGCGGCAACTTGGTGTTGGCGGGGATCCTTGAGCGACAAGCCCAAGAACTCAAAGACGCTTATGCGCCTTACTGCACCCTTGAAGTGAGTGACGCGGAAGACGGCTGGATTTTGATGACCGCCCACTGCTGA
- a CDS encoding zinc-ribbon and DUF3426 domain-containing protein, which translates to MQITHCPQCETAFKVSPQQLELAKGWVRCGRCSHVFEAALHFETQANIPAAPLPSVDAPALFRAAMAPAVAATDVKPSVQAAQADDTDAALPLKWVVSAGVLVLALLMQLLVAQRNWLAAEEPALHPLLSAMCACEVTWPREPDAVLIESSSFTENPDGGYIVQLRLKNTQHHAVAMPALELSLTDLQDQVLVRRVFTADELSAKDHVQALRDVRSTLNFDLDDKVSKRITGFRALVFYP; encoded by the coding sequence ATGCAAATTACCCACTGCCCCCAATGCGAGACCGCCTTCAAGGTGTCGCCCCAACAGCTTGAGCTGGCCAAAGGGTGGGTGCGGTGTGGTCGTTGTTCGCATGTGTTTGAGGCTGCGTTGCATTTTGAGACGCAAGCAAATATTCCAGCCGCGCCTTTGCCCAGTGTCGATGCGCCCGCGTTGTTCCGTGCCGCGATGGCACCTGCGGTTGCTGCGACCGATGTGAAGCCTTCGGTTCAAGCGGCACAAGCTGACGATACAGACGCTGCACTGCCCTTGAAATGGGTCGTCAGCGCGGGCGTGTTGGTGCTCGCGTTGCTGATGCAGCTGTTGGTGGCACAACGCAATTGGCTGGCTGCCGAAGAACCCGCTTTGCACCCCCTGTTGTCAGCCATGTGCGCCTGCGAAGTCACTTGGCCCCGTGAGCCCGATGCCGTGCTGATTGAAAGCAGCAGCTTCACCGAAAACCCAGACGGTGGCTATATCGTTCAGTTGCGTTTGAAGAACACGCAACACCATGCTGTGGCCATGCCTGCTTTGGAGTTAAGCCTGACCGACCTGCAAGACCAAGTCTTGGTGCGTCGCGTGTTCACGGCTGACGAGCTGTCGGCCAAAGACCACGTGCAAGCTTTGCGCGATGTGCGTTCAACCCTGAACTTTGATTTGGACGACAAGGTCAGCAAGCGCATCACAGGTTTCCGCGCTCTCGTTTTTTATCCTTAA
- a CDS encoding carbohydrate kinase family protein — protein MASLICGSLAFDSIMSFEGRFAEQILPDQLHILNVSFLVPALRRDFGGCAGNIAYSLKVLGGTPLPMATLGTDAGDYLQRLETLGISTEFVRQVSDTYTAQAMIMTDRDNNQITAFHPGAMMQAHITQIEKRSDIKLAIISPDGRDAMVQHAEQLKAADIPFVFDPGQGLPMFDGADLSRFIDQATWVTVNDYEGKMLSDRTGLSHADISRRVQGLIVTLGAEGCEVWVDGEKTLVPPVKAAAVVDPTGCGDAWRGALLFGLEQGWSLAKCAALGNQVGALKIAQRGPQNYSVEGLTIA, from the coding sequence ATGGCATCGCTGATTTGCGGCTCGCTCGCGTTCGACTCCATCATGAGCTTTGAAGGCCGATTTGCTGAGCAAATCTTGCCTGACCAACTGCACATCTTGAATGTGTCGTTCTTGGTGCCGGCCTTACGCCGGGACTTTGGTGGCTGCGCGGGCAACATTGCCTACAGTTTGAAAGTTTTGGGCGGCACACCGTTGCCCATGGCCACTTTGGGCACAGATGCTGGCGATTACTTGCAGCGCTTGGAAACTTTGGGCATTTCCACCGAGTTCGTGCGCCAAGTGTCAGACACGTACACCGCACAAGCGATGATCATGACCGACCGTGACAACAACCAAATCACGGCATTCCACCCTGGCGCCATGATGCAAGCGCACATCACGCAGATTGAAAAGCGCTCCGACATCAAGCTGGCCATCATTTCGCCCGATGGCCGTGATGCCATGGTGCAGCACGCTGAGCAGCTCAAAGCCGCAGACATTCCTTTTGTGTTCGATCCAGGCCAAGGCCTGCCCATGTTTGATGGCGCTGATTTGTCGCGCTTCATCGACCAAGCCACTTGGGTCACCGTGAACGACTACGAAGGCAAGATGCTGAGTGACCGCACAGGCTTGAGCCATGCAGACATTTCACGCCGCGTACAAGGCCTGATCGTCACATTGGGTGCCGAAGGCTGTGAAGTGTGGGTCGATGGCGAAAAAACCCTTGTGCCGCCTGTCAAAGCCGCTGCGGTGGTGGACCCCACGGGTTGTGGCGATGCATGGCGCGGTGCGTTGTTGTTCGGCTTGGAGCAAGGTTGGTCGCTGGCCAAGTGCGCTGCTTTGGGTAACCAAGTGGGCGCACTCAAAATTGCACAACGCGGTCCCCAAAACTACTCTGTCGAGGGTTTGACCATTGCGTAA
- a CDS encoding DUF167 domain-containing protein — protein sequence MTLPTTSYLRLEKTGAVIVDIHVIPNASRTQADGSHDGALRVRLHAPPVDGKANLALIAWLADALGVAKRDVELVRGQTSKRKQLRINAAACVKAEWSALVG from the coding sequence ATGACCCTACCGACCACCTCTTACCTTCGCTTGGAAAAAACAGGTGCGGTGATCGTGGACATCCACGTCATTCCCAACGCCTCGCGCACACAGGCTGACGGCTCTCACGATGGCGCCTTGCGTGTGCGTTTGCATGCGCCCCCCGTAGATGGCAAAGCCAATTTGGCGCTCATCGCCTGGCTCGCAGACGCATTGGGCGTTGCCAAGCGCGATGTCGAACTGGTCCGTGGGCAGACTTCCAAACGAAAACAGCTGCGGATCAACGCAGCTGCTTGTGTCAAAGCCGAATGGTCAGCCTTGGTCGGTTAA
- a CDS encoding histone H1-like DNA-binding protein yields the protein MATAKKSAVKKAPAKKAVAAKKPAAKKVAAKKPAAKKVAAKKPAAKKVAAKKPAAKKVAAKKPAAKKVAAKKPAAKKVAAKKPAVKKAAAKKPAAKKTAAKKVAKKTAAKKPAAKKPAAKKAAKKPAAKKAAKAPAAHAQTTLNPQAAWPFPTASKP from the coding sequence ATGGCAACTGCAAAAAAATCGGCTGTTAAAAAAGCCCCTGCAAAGAAAGCTGTCGCGGCCAAAAAGCCAGCAGCTAAAAAAGTCGCGGCTAAAAAGCCAGCAGCTAAAAAAGTAGCGGCTAAGAAGCCTGCTGCCAAAAAAGTTGCAGCTAAAAAGCCAGCAGCTAAAAAAGTAGCAGCTAAGAAGCCTGCTGCCAAAAAAGTTGCGGCCAAAAAGCCAGCAGCGAAGAAAGTAGCAGCTAAGAAGCCAGCCGTTAAAAAAGCTGCCGCTAAAAAGCCTGCTGCCAAAAAAACAGCCGCTAAAAAAGTAGCAAAGAAAACAGCTGCTAAAAAGCCTGCTGCCAAAAAACCAGCTGCGAAAAAAGCCGCTAAAAAGCCTGCTGCAAAGAAAGCTGCGAAAGCACCCGCTGCCCACGCACAGACAACGTTAAACCCGCAAGCTGCTTGGCCTTTCCCAACAGCTAGCAAGCCTTAA
- a CDS encoding ribonucleotide-diphosphate reductase subunit beta encodes MLTWDEEVKPSSPSPLASGLPNRSMELPPLSATPAMQPVAATRTLNDGATAPVAPAASAAASSTRRVTAADKRIINGQTDVNQLVPFKYKWAWEKYLATCANHWMPQEVNMTRDIALWKDPNGLTDDERRLIMRNLGFFVTADSLAANNIVLGTYRHITAPECRQFLLRQAFEEAIHTHAYQYIVESLGLDEGEIFNAYHEVKSIRDKDEFLIPFIDAIMDPNFHTGTLQTDQTLLKSLIVFACLMEGLFFYVGFTQILALGRQNKMTGAAEQYQYILRDESMHCNFGIDLINQIKLENPQLWTAEFKEEIKALFMQAVELEYRYAEDTMPRGVLGLNASMFKGYLRYIANRRATQIGLEALFPNEENPFPWMSEMIDLKKERNFFETRVIEYQSGGALSWD; translated from the coding sequence ATGCTGACCTGGGACGAAGAAGTCAAGCCCTCATCGCCATCACCTCTTGCAAGCGGTTTACCCAACCGCTCGATGGAACTCCCACCTCTTTCTGCGACACCTGCCATGCAGCCTGTTGCGGCTACCCGCACTTTGAATGATGGTGCAACTGCACCTGTTGCACCTGCGGCTTCAGCTGCAGCCAGTAGCACACGCCGTGTCACCGCAGCGGACAAGCGCATCATCAACGGTCAAACCGACGTCAACCAGTTGGTGCCTTTCAAATACAAATGGGCTTGGGAAAAATACCTCGCCACTTGCGCCAACCACTGGATGCCGCAAGAAGTGAACATGACACGCGACATCGCTTTGTGGAAAGACCCGAATGGTTTGACCGATGACGAGCGCCGCTTGATCATGCGCAACCTCGGCTTCTTTGTGACGGCCGATTCTTTGGCTGCCAACAACATCGTGTTGGGCACTTACCGCCACATCACCGCGCCTGAGTGCCGCCAGTTCTTGTTGCGCCAAGCGTTTGAAGAAGCGATTCACACACACGCCTACCAATACATCGTCGAGTCTTTGGGCTTGGACGAAGGCGAGATCTTCAACGCGTACCACGAAGTCAAATCTATCCGCGACAAAGACGAGTTCTTGATTCCGTTCATCGACGCGATCATGGACCCCAACTTCCACACCGGCACACTGCAAACCGACCAAACACTCTTGAAGTCGTTGATCGTGTTCGCTTGCTTGATGGAAGGCTTGTTCTTCTACGTTGGCTTCACACAAATCTTGGCCTTGGGTCGCCAAAACAAGATGACCGGCGCTGCAGAGCAGTACCAATACATCTTGCGTGACGAGTCCATGCACTGCAACTTTGGCATTGATTTGATCAACCAGATCAAACTCGAAAACCCACAACTGTGGACAGCCGAGTTCAAAGAAGAAATCAAAGCCTTGTTCATGCAAGCCGTTGAACTCGAATACCGCTATGCAGAAGACACCATGCCACGTGGCGTGTTGGGCTTGAACGCATCCATGTTCAAAGGTTACTTGCGCTACATCGCCAACCGCCGCGCCACGCAAATCGGTTTGGAAGCCCTGTTCCCCAATGAAGAAAACCCGTTCCCTTGGATGAGCGAGATGATCGACCTCAAGAAAGAACGTAACTTCTTTGAAACCCGTGTGATCGAGTACCAATCTGGTGGTGCTCTTTCCTGGGATTGA
- a CDS encoding ribonucleoside-diphosphate reductase subunit alpha, with translation MGNPSVAHDRAATENPTMLAHYQIIRRNGAVVPFEPAKIAVAMMKAFLAVHGTQGAASASVREMVEALTQAVVRALMRSRPGGGTFHIEDVQDQVELGLMRGGHHEIARAYVLYRERRNQERAHIKEEQTPAAPTLHVIDNGQRVALDMHNLQRLINDSCAGLGADVKPDPIMAETMRNLYDGVPMDEVYKAAILATRTLIEKDPDYTYATARLLMHTIAKEVLGKEVLHADMGQHYAEYFPQFIQKGVDNDLLDQAMLQFDLPRLGAALKADRDLKFDYLGLQTLYDRYFLHVRKTRIELPQAFFMRVAMGLSLNEVDREARAIEFYEVLSSFDFMSSTPTLFNSGTLRSQLSSCYLSTVPDHLDGIYELIKENALLSKFAGGLGNDWTRVRALGSHIKGTNGESQGVVPFLKVVNDTAVAVNQGGKRKGAVCTYLETWHLDIEEFLELRKNTGDDRRRTHDMNTANWIPDLFMRRVMEKGEWTLFSPSDVPDLHDLFGAAFETAYVAYEAKAKRGEIKPCKTVQATDMWRKMLTMLFETGHPWITFKDPCNVRSPQQHVGVVHSSNLCTEITLNTSDTETAVCNLGSVNLSQHLKDGPNGKELDHDKLKRTIKVAMRMLDNVIDINYYAVKKARDSNLRHRPVGMGIMAFQDSLYEMRVPYASQAAVEFADRSMEAVCYYAYWASSELAKERGQYASYKGSLWDKGILPIDSLDMLAQARGGYLEVDRSKTMDWDALRAKIAKDGMRNSNCVAIAPTATISNIIGVDASIEPCFGNLSVKSNLSGEFTVINHYLVHDLKRLGLWDDVMVMDLKHFDGSLRAIDRVPQEIKALYATAFEVEATWLVEAASRRQKWIDQAQSLNIYMAGASGKKLDETYKLAWLRGLKTTYYLRTSSAQQVEKSTVQAGSHNAVSSGPAAGGMSALEAAAAAAQAQMNAIPATDIKFCGVDDPTCESCQ, from the coding sequence ATGGGTAACCCGTCTGTCGCGCACGACCGCGCAGCCACCGAGAACCCAACCATGTTGGCGCATTACCAAATCATTCGCCGCAACGGCGCTGTGGTGCCATTCGAACCCGCCAAGATTGCCGTCGCCATGATGAAGGCCTTTTTGGCTGTGCACGGCACACAAGGCGCAGCATCGGCCAGCGTTCGCGAAATGGTTGAGGCGCTGACACAAGCGGTGGTCCGCGCGTTGATGCGCTCACGTCCAGGCGGCGGCACTTTCCACATCGAAGACGTGCAAGACCAAGTTGAATTGGGTCTGATGCGCGGCGGTCACCATGAAATTGCCCGTGCTTATGTGTTGTACCGCGAGCGTCGCAACCAAGAACGTGCGCATATCAAAGAAGAGCAAACGCCTGCAGCTCCTACATTGCACGTGATCGACAACGGTCAACGCGTGGCGTTGGACATGCACAACCTGCAGCGTCTGATCAACGACTCATGCGCTGGCTTGGGCGCTGACGTCAAACCCGATCCCATCATGGCGGAAACCATGCGCAACCTGTACGACGGCGTCCCCATGGACGAGGTCTACAAGGCAGCCATTTTGGCCACGCGCACATTGATCGAGAAAGACCCCGACTACACCTACGCCACCGCTCGCTTGTTGATGCACACCATCGCCAAAGAAGTGTTGGGCAAAGAAGTGCTGCACGCCGACATGGGCCAGCACTACGCTGAGTACTTCCCTCAGTTCATCCAAAAAGGCGTGGACAACGACTTGCTCGACCAAGCCATGTTGCAGTTCGACCTGCCACGCTTGGGCGCAGCCCTCAAGGCCGACCGCGACTTGAAGTTTGATTACCTCGGCCTGCAAACGCTGTATGACCGCTACTTCTTGCACGTGCGCAAGACCCGCATCGAATTGCCACAAGCGTTCTTCATGCGCGTGGCCATGGGCCTGTCGCTCAACGAAGTGGACCGCGAAGCCCGCGCGATTGAGTTCTACGAAGTGTTGTCGTCTTTCGACTTCATGTCGAGCACGCCCACCCTGTTCAACAGCGGCACCTTGCGTTCACAGCTCTCGAGCTGCTACTTGTCCACCGTGCCTGACCACTTGGACGGCATCTATGAGTTAATCAAAGAAAACGCCTTGTTGTCTAAATTTGCCGGCGGCTTGGGCAACGACTGGACCCGCGTGCGCGCTTTGGGTAGCCACATCAAGGGCACCAACGGCGAATCACAAGGCGTGGTGCCATTCTTGAAGGTCGTCAACGACACCGCCGTGGCAGTGAACCAAGGCGGCAAGCGCAAAGGCGCTGTCTGTACCTACCTCGAAACTTGGCACTTGGACATCGAAGAATTCCTCGAGTTGCGCAAGAACACCGGTGACGACCGCCGTCGTACCCACGACATGAACACCGCCAACTGGATCCCTGACTTGTTCATGCGTCGTGTCATGGAAAAAGGCGAGTGGACCTTGTTCTCGCCTTCTGATGTGCCTGATTTGCACGACTTGTTCGGCGCAGCCTTCGAAACAGCCTACGTGGCCTACGAAGCCAAAGCCAAGCGCGGTGAAATCAAGCCTTGCAAAACCGTGCAGGCGACCGACATGTGGCGCAAGATGCTCACCATGTTGTTTGAAACTGGCCACCCATGGATCACTTTCAAAGACCCATGCAACGTGCGTTCACCCCAACAACACGTGGGCGTGGTGCACTCGTCCAACCTGTGTACCGAGATCACCTTGAACACCAGCGACACCGAAACTGCGGTGTGCAACTTGGGCTCCGTCAACCTGTCTCAACACTTGAAAGACGGCCCCAACGGCAAAGAACTCGACCACGACAAGCTCAAGCGCACCATCAAAGTGGCCATGCGCATGCTCGACAACGTGATCGACATTAACTACTACGCGGTCAAAAAAGCGCGTGACTCTAACTTGCGTCACCGTCCTGTGGGCATGGGCATCATGGCCTTCCAAGACAGTTTGTACGAAATGCGCGTGCCTTACGCTTCACAAGCAGCGGTTGAGTTCGCTGACCGCTCCATGGAAGCCGTTTGCTACTACGCTTACTGGGCGTCGTCAGAGCTGGCCAAAGAGCGCGGCCAATACGCCAGCTACAAAGGCTCGCTGTGGGACAAGGGCATCTTGCCCATCGACTCACTCGACATGCTGGCCCAAGCACGCGGCGGCTACCTCGAAGTGGACCGCAGCAAGACCATGGATTGGGACGCTCTGCGCGCCAAGATCGCCAAAGACGGCATGCGCAACTCCAACTGCGTGGCCATCGCCCCAACAGCGACCATCTCCAACATCATTGGCGTGGATGCTTCGATCGAGCCTTGTTTTGGCAACTTGTCGGTCAAGTCCAACTTGTCCGGCGAATTCACGGTCATCAACCACTACTTGGTGCATGACTTGAAGCGCCTTGGCTTGTGGGACGACGTGATGGTGATGGACTTGAAACACTTTGACGGCTCCTTGCGCGCCATCGACCGTGTGCCACAAGAAATCAAAGCCTTGTATGCCACCGCATTTGAAGTGGAAGCCACTTGGTTGGTCGAAGCGGCATCGCGTCGCCAAAAGTGGATTGACCAAGCGCAGTCACTCAACATCTACATGGCGGGCGCGTCTGGCAAGAAGCTCGACGAAACCTACAAGCTCGCTTGGTTGCGCGGCTTGAAGACCACGTACTACCTCCGCACATCCAGCGCACAACAAGTTGAGAAATCAACCGTGCAAGCCGGTTCACACAACGCTGTGTCTTCGGGCCCAGCAGCAGGTGGCATGAGCGCGCTCGAAGCAGCCGCCGCTGCAGCGCAAGCGCAGATGAATGCCATCCCCGCCACCGACATTAAATTCTGCGGCGTGGATGACCCCACCTGCGAATCGTGTCAGTGA
- the ampD gene encoding 1,6-anhydro-N-acetylmuramyl-L-alanine amidase AmpD → MTTLWRDGWYRFAKHTPSPNFGPRPANASIDLVVVHSISLPPGQYGGPEIEALFTNTLDWDAHPYFQQIRGAEVSAHFVIRRDGALLQFVSCDDRAWHAGRSSYQGRDNCNDFSIGIELEGLEGHTFEAPQYETLSSVCAAIAQHYTLHHIAGHEHVAPTRKQDPGAGFDWQLLQQSLGWSANSFPTKN, encoded by the coding sequence ATGACCACCCTGTGGCGCGACGGCTGGTACCGCTTTGCCAAGCACACGCCCTCGCCCAACTTTGGCCCCCGTCCAGCGAATGCCTCGATTGATCTGGTGGTGGTGCACTCCATCAGCCTGCCGCCAGGCCAATACGGTGGCCCCGAAATAGAAGCGCTGTTCACCAACACGCTCGATTGGGACGCGCACCCTTACTTCCAACAGATTCGTGGCGCTGAGGTCTCCGCGCACTTTGTGATTCGCCGCGATGGCGCTCTCCTTCAGTTCGTCAGCTGCGACGACCGCGCATGGCACGCGGGCCGCTCTAGCTACCAAGGCCGCGACAACTGCAACGACTTCTCCATTGGCATCGAACTCGAAGGCTTAGAAGGCCACACCTTTGAAGCCCCGCAGTACGAAACCCTCAGCAGCGTGTGTGCCGCCATCGCACAACATTACACGTTGCATCACATCGCAGGCCATGAACACGTGGCACCGACGCGCAAACAAGACCCCGGCGCAGGGTTTGATTGGCAACTTTTGCAGCAGTCTTTGGGCTGGTCTGCGAACAGTTTCCCCACGAAAAATTAA
- a CDS encoding PP0621 family protein: MKYLVLLLIVLAGIWWIRQQRKPDQPSSKKSGPQVMVPCAHCGTHVPEDDAIRGSHGLYCSAAHRDSHEG; encoded by the coding sequence ATGAAGTACCTCGTGTTGCTGCTCATCGTCTTGGCTGGCATCTGGTGGATTCGCCAGCAGCGCAAGCCCGACCAACCGTCAAGCAAAAAGTCAGGCCCACAAGTGATGGTGCCTTGCGCCCACTGCGGCACCCATGTGCCAGAAGACGATGCCATTCGTGGCTCGCACGGCCTGTATTGCAGTGCAGCGCACCGCGACAGCCATGAAGGCTGA